The sequence CGCCAGCCGGGTTTCTTCCGTGCCGCTGGCGATATGCGGTAGCAGAACGACGTTCGGCAGTTCGAGCAAGGCGCGCGGCACGTTTGGCTCCTGGGCGTAGACATCGAGGCCGGCACCGCCGAGGCAGCCGTCGAGCAGCGCGTCGACCAGTGCCGGCTCGTCCACCACCGATCCGCGGGAGACGTTGATCAGTACGCCTTTCGAGCCAAGTGCGTCGAGCACTTCCCGGTTGACCAGGTTGCGGGTGCTCTCCCCGCCAGGACAGGTCAGAACCAGGAAATCGCTCCACTGCGCCAGTTCGACCAGACTGGATTCGTAGCCGTATGCGCTGCCCTGGACCGGCCGGCGATTGTGGTAACGCACCGCCATGTCGAAGCCTCTGGAGCGCTTGGCCACCGCTTCACCGATGCGGCCAAGACCGACGATGCCGAGTCGTTTGCCGTAGACCTTGCTCGACAGCGGCATGCCGCCAGAGGGCCACTCGCCATTGCGAACGAAGCGGTCGGCACGCGAAATCTGCCGAGCGCAGTCGATGACCAATCCGAAAGCAAGGTCCGCGACGCAGTCGTTGAGCACATCTGGCGTATTGCTCACCGGGATGCCTCGGGCCCGCGCCGCTGCAACGGCAATGGAGTCATAACCGACACCGGAACTGATGATCGCTCTGAGGTTGGGCAGCCGCTCGATCAGTTCCGCTGTGCAGCCGAAACGCGCAGAGGTCACCACGATCTCGATGCGCTGCGCATGTTGGTCGAGCAGGATCTCGGCGTCCTGCTCCCAGATGCGCAGTACCTCATGCTCCGCAGCCAGACCACGGTTGAAGCGTTCGGTAAGGGGGCCGAGCTGGAGAATACAGGTCACGGGATTTCCTCGATTGGATGAGCGAATCGGTTAGAGCACCTTGTCGGGATTCATCAATCCCTTGGGATCGAATGTTTCTTTCAGGACGTGCATCAGCTCGAGTTCCAACGGATTCTTGTAGTGCTTGGCCGCAGCACGCTTGGCCTGGCCAAGCCCATGCTCGGCGCTGATGCTGCCGTGCAGGTCCATGGTGACGTCATAGATCACGCGCATGATCGCCTCCTGTTGCGCCTTGAAGGCGGCATCTTCGGACCCGATCGGTTTGCTGACGTTGTAGTGCAGGTTGCCGTCGCCGACATGGCCGTAAGCGACGATGCGCACGCCGGGAAACTGCTCAAGCAGCCGCTGATTGACGGCTTCGATGAATGCCGGAATCGAGCTCACCGGCACACTGATGTCGTGCTTGAGGCTTGGGCCCTCATGGTTTTGCGCCTCGGAAATACCTTCGCGCATGGCCCACAACGCTGCCACCTGGGCTTCACTCTGGGCCAGCACGGCATCGATCGCCAGTTCCCGCTCCAGCGCCTCGGCGATGCCCACTTCCAACACCTGGTTGAGCGGCGCATCCGGCTGGGTATCGCTGAGTTCGATCAATACGTACCAAGGGTGTGGCTCGGCGAACGGATCGCTGCACCCCGCGACATGGCTCAGCACGAACTCGACACTTTGCCGCGACATCAGCTCGAAGCCGGTCAGGCGGTCGCCACAGAGCCCGCGAATGATGCCGATCAGCTCAACCGCGGCCTGGGCGCTGGGCAAGGCCACCCAGGCGGTCGTCGTGCTGCGCACCGCCGGGTAGAGTTTGAGCACCGCCGCGGTGATGATCCCGAGCGTCCCTTCCGAGCCAATGAAAAGCTGTTTGAGGTCGTAGCCGGTATTGTCCTTGCGCAACCCGCGCAGGCCGTTCCAGATTTGCCCGTCCGGCAGCACCACTTCCAGGCCAAGAGTGAGGTCGCGCATGTTGCCGTAGCGCAACACCGCGGTGCCGCCCGCATTGGTGGCGAGGTTGCCTCCCACGGTGCAGCTGCCCTCGGCACCCAGCGACAGCGGAAACAGGCGTCCGGCGCCTGCCGCGGCATTCTGCAGCGCCTGCAGAACGACACCTGCTTCTACGGTGATGGTTTCGTTAGCTGTGTCGATTTCGCGGATGCGGTTCATGCGGGTCAGCGAAAGCACCACCTGAGTACCGCTGTCGTCGGGGATCGAACCGCCGCACAGGCCCGTATTGCCGCCCTGCGGCACCACGGCGATGCGCTGCTCGTGGCACAGGTGCACCACGGCAGCCACTTCTCCGGTTGTCGCCGGCCGCACGACCAGCGCTGCCTTGCCACGGTAAGCGTTGCGCCAGTCGCTGAGGTAGCTGGCCATCCGCTCTGGGTCGCAGACGATTCCGGCAGGCCCGACTATGGCTTCGAGAGCATGCCGCAAGGTGTGGGCGTTCATGGCAACTCCGTCTGGAAAAAACTGGCGGGTGTTCTTGGCATGCCGTTCAACGAGTTCACCTTCCTTCACGCCGCAAACCGAACCCAAGGTCGCGGGCAAAGCCCACTCCTACAGGCATCCATCGGCGCTTTTTTAGGAGCTGGCTCTGCCTGCGGCCGGAGCCGGGGTCGCGGGCAGAGCCCACTCCTACAAGCATCCATCGGTGCTTTTGTAGGAGCTGGCTCTGCCTGCGACCGGAGCCAGGATCGCGGGCAAAGCCCACTCCTACAGGCATCCATCGGTGCTTTTGTAGGAGCAGGCTCTGCCTGCGACCAGCGACGAACAGCGCAACCGACATGTCCCGTATCAGGTGATCGGCGCCGGGTTGAACAGCACGATGTCATTGTGCAAACGGTGCCGCTCGGCCCAGGTCTTTTTACGACCGCTGGCGACATCCAGGTAATAGTGGAACAGCTCCCAGCCCAGCTCCTCGAGGGTCGCGCGGCCGGTAGCGATGCGCCCGGCGTCGATGTCGATCAGATCCGGCCAGCGCTCCGCCAACTCGGTACGGGTCGCCACCTTGACCACTGGCGCCATGGCCAGGCCGTATGGCGTGCCGCGCCCGGTGGTGAACACGTGCAGGTTCATCCCGGCTGCCAGCTGCAGCGTGCCGCAAACGAAGTCGCTGGCCGGCGTCGCACAGAAAATCAGCCCCTTTCGATCGACCCGCTCGCCCGGCCCGACCACGCCATTGATGGCGCCGCTGCCGGATTTGACGATCGAACCCAACGACTTCTCGACGATATTGGATAGCCCACCCTTCTTGTTACCAGGTGTGGTGTTGGCGCTGCGGTCGGCGGCGCCGCGCTCCAGGTACTGATCGTACCAGTCCATCTCGGCGATCAGCGCGTCGGCGACTTCAGTCGACTCGGCGCGAGCGGTGAGCATATACACCGCGTCACGCACTTCGGTGTTCTCGGAGAACATCACAGTGGCGCCGGCGCGAACCAGCAAGTCCGAGGCGTAGCCCAATGCCGGGTTGGCGGTGATGCCCGAGAAGGCATCGCTGCCACCGCACTGCATGCCGAGCACCAATTCGGACGCTGGTACCGTCTCGCGGCGGCGCTGGTCGAGCTTCTTCAGCCGCGTTTCGGCCAGGGCCATGATCTGCTCGATCATCTCGCCAAAGCCCGTGTTCGATTCCTGCAGGCGATAGAGCCAGGGGTCGCGCAGATCCACCGAAGGATCGCCCTCGTGCATCACCTGCTCGGCCTGGAGCTTCTCGCAGCCGAGACTTATGACCAACGCCTCGCCACCGAGATTGGGATTGCGCGCCAGGTTGCGCACGGTACGGATCGGGATGTAGGCGTCGCGCGCATTGATCGCCACGCCGCAGCCGTAGCTATGGGTCAGCGCCACCACGTCATCGACGTTGGGGTACTTGGGCAGCAGCTCGTCGCGGATGCGTTTGACCGCATGCTCCAGCACGCCGGTCACGCACTGCACGGTGGTGCTGATGCCGAGGATATTGCGCGTGCCCACCGTGCCGTCGGCATTGCGATAGCCCTCGAAGGTGAAGCCCTCCAGCGGCGCGAGCTTGTCCGGTACGGCGTTGGCACGCGGCAGGCTATCGAGCGGCGGCGCGCTGGGCATCTTCAGCTGGGTTTCCTTGACCCATGAACCGCGACGCAGCGGCTCGAGTGCGTAGCCGATGATCTGGCCATAGCGGCGCACGGGCTCGCCTTCCGGGATCTCCACCAGCGCCACCTTATGGCTCTGGGGCACGCTTTCGACCGTGACCAGGCCATCCTCGAACCGGGCACCGGTCGGCACACCACCATCGTTGACCACCACAGCCACGTTGTCCGCCTCGTTCAGGCGGATGTAACGCGGCGAATCTTGATGCTGAATCAATTCCACGGTGTCGTTCATATCGGTCTCCGGTCTGGCCGGTTTGTCGTTGTCTGGTTTGGATTAACGGTCGCTTCTCGAGCTATCACGGTCATGACCGGTTCCGCAGCCTGTGTTCGGTTCGAAAGCTTCGCGGTCAAGACCGCTCCCACGGCTGTGTGGCGCATTGTAGGAGCAGTCTTGACCGCGAGCTTTTCGGTGTACGGATGTTGTCATGTGCCTCGGTGACCTCGCTCGAATGACCTACTTGCCCCGAAGCCCTTCGCGGTCGAGACCGCTCCCACGGTTGTGTGGCGCATTGTAGGAGCGGTCTTGACCGCGAGCTTTTCGGTGTACAAGTGTTGTCATGCTGCCTCGGTGGAATCCCGTTCGAATGACGTACTTGCCTCGAAGCCCTTCGCGGTCGAGACCGCTCCCACGGTGTGTGGTGCATGTAGGAGCGGTCTTGACCGCGAGCTGTTTACACCATCAACGCACCATGCACGGCTGCTTGTTGTTGAAGGTCCACTCGGGGATCAGGTACTGCATGGCGATGGCGTCGTCGCGCGCGCCCAGGCCTTTTTCCAGGTACAGCTCGTGGGCTTTCTGCAAGGCATCTTCGTCCAGTTCGATCCCCAGACCCGCCTTCGCCGGAACAGCCACTTTACCGCCAACGATCTGCAGCGGCTCGCGGGTCAGGTATTGGCCGTCCTGCCAGATCCAGTGGGTGTCGATCGCAGTGATCTTGCCCGGTGCAGCAGCCGCCACATGGGTGAACATCGCCAGTGAAATGTCGAAGTGGTTGTTCGAGTGCGAGCCCCAGGTCAGCCCCCAGTCGTTGCACATCTGCGCCACCCGCACCGAACCGCTCATGGTCCAGAAGTGCGGGTCGGCCAGCGGGATGTCGACCGAATTCAGCTGGATGGTATGGCCCATCTGCCGCCAGTCAGTCGCGATCATGTTGGTCGCGGTCGGCAGGCCGGTGGCACGGCGGAACTCGGCCATCACTTCGCGACCCGAGTAGCCGTTCTCGGCACCGCAAGGGTCTTCGGCATACGCCAGCACGCCGTGCAGGTCCTTGCACAGATCGATGGCTTCAGCCAGCGACCAGGCGCCGTTGGGGTCCAGGGTGATGCGCGCATCGGGAAAACGCTCGGCCAGTGCTCGAATCGCCTTGACCTCTTCGCGGCCCGGCAGCACGCCGCCCTTGAGTTTGAAATCCTTGAAACCGTAGCGCTCGTAGGCCGCCTCGGCCTGGCGCACGACCGTCTCGGGCGTCAGCGCTTCTTCGTTGCGCACGCGGAACCAGTTATCGCTGGCGTTCGATTCGTCGCGATAGCCGAGGTCAGTCTTGTTGCGATCGGCGATGAAGAACAGATAACCGAGCATCTCGACTTCGTCGCGCTGCTGTCCGTCACCGAGCAATGCGGCAACCGGCACGCCTAGGTGCTGGCCGAGCAGATCGAGTAATGCCGACTCGATGGCAGTGATGGCGTGAATGGCGATACGCAGATCGAACGTCTGCAAGCCGCGGCCACCGACGTCGCGGTCGGCGAATGCCTTGCGCGCCTGGTTCAGCAGACCGTTGAAATTACCGACCGATTGGCCGATCAGAATGGCGCGAGCATCGTCCAGCGTCTTGCGGATCGCCTCGCCGCCGGGGACTTCGCCGACACCGGTGTTACCGGCGCTGTCCTTGAGAATGAGGATGTTGCGGGTGAAGTACGGACCATGGGCGCCGCTCAGGTTGAGCAGCATGCTGTCTTGACCTGCGACCGGGACCACCCGAAGTTCGGTGATGACCGGAGCACCTTGATTCACAGAATTGTTCATATGCTTCTCTCTTTTGTTCTTATGGTCCGCGCTGCGGGTACAACGATCTATCTGCCATGGGCGCGACCCTGCCCGAGACGCGCGGCGACTCGGACAGGCTGCGCCGCGTGGAGCGGCACGGTTGATCAGCCGATATAGGTGGTCTTCACCGTGGTGTAGAACTCCTGCGCATAACGGCCTTGCTCGCGCGGGCCATAGGACGAACCTTTGCGACCGCCGAACGGCACGTGGTAGTCCACACCCGCGGTCGGCAGGTTGACCATCACCATCCCCGCCTGGGAATGACGCTTGAAGTGATTGGCATACTTCAGCGAGGTGGTGCAGATACCCGCCGACAGGCCGAACTCGGTGTCGTTGGCCATGGCCAGCGCTGCGTCGTAGTCCTTGACCTTCACCACGTTGGCCACAGGGCCAAAGATCTCTTCACGGCTGATGCGCATGTCCGCGGTGCTGTCGACGAACAAGGTCGGCGCCAGGTAGTAACCCTCGGTACCGCAGGTCACGCGCTCGCCACCGCAAGCCAGGCGTGCGCCCTCTTGCTTGCCGATCTCGATGTATTTCAGATCCTGGTCCAGCTGGGCCTGAGACACTACCGGGCCGACATCCACGCCCTGCTCCAGTGCCGAACCGACCTTGATCTTCTTGATGCGCTCGATCATGGCTTCGACGAAACGGTCGTAGATACCTTCGGTGACGATGATGCGACTGGAGGCGGTGCAACGTTGGCCGGTCGAATAGAACGCGCTTTGCGTGGCCAGCTCGACGGCGGTATTGAGATCGGCATCGTCCAGAATGATTTGCGGATTCTTGCCGCCCATCTCCAGCTGGACCTTGGCCTGACGACCGACGCAGGTCGCCGCGATGCCGCGACCGACGCCCACCGAACCGGTGAAGCTGACGCCATCGACGCGCTTGTCGTTGACGATGGCTTCGCCGACTTCGCGGCCCTTGCCCATCACCAGGTTGAACACGCCGTCCGGGAAGCCGGCACGCGAGATGATTTCAGCGATGGCCCAGGCGCAACCGGGCACCAGATCGGCCGGTTTGATGACCACGCAGTTGCCGTACGCCAGCGCCGGCGCGATCTTCCACGCGGGAATGGCGATCGGGAAGTTCCATGGAGTGATCAGACCGATCACGCCCAAAGGCTCGCGGGTTACTTCGACGCTGACGCCCGGACGGACCGACTGCAGCGTTTCGCCGGCCTGACGCAGGCATTCGCCGGCGAAGTACTTGAAGATATTGCCGGCACGGGAGACTTCACCGATGGCTTCCGGCAGGGTCTTGCCCTCTTCACGGGCCAGCAGGTTACCCAGCTCTTCGCGACGCGCGAGGATTTCCAGACCTACTTTTTCCAGGGCATCGGCACGGGCCTGGATGCCGCCAGTCGACCAGGTCGGGAAGGCCTTGCGGGCTGCAGCGATGGCGGCTTCGACCTGCGAAGCATCCGCCTGGGCGTATTCGCCGATGACGTCCGACAGGTCGGACGGGTTGATGTTGGCCTGGTAGTGCTTGCCAGCTACCCATTGGCCATCGATGTAGTTGTCATAACGCTTTGCGTCTGCCACGTAACGCTCTCCTTCGTGAGGTCCGCCGCAGTGCCCATGTATGAGGGCACTCGTAGCGACGGTTGGGGCGAGTGATAGGTCTAGCGTGCCGTTACTGTGCGCCCTGCTTCTCGATCAGCGCGGCGAGTGCTTCGTACTCGTCCGGGCGCAGGTCGGTCAGCGGTGCGCGAACGGGGCCGGCATCGTAACCGGCAATCTTCGCGCCGGCCTTGACGATGCTGACCGCATAGCCCTTGCAACGGTTGCGGATATCGAGGTACGGCAGGAAGAAATCGTCGATCAGCTTGCCGACGGTTTCGTCATCGTTACGCGAGATGGCGGAGTAGAAATCCATGGCCAGCTTGGGTACGAAGTTGAAGACGGCCGAGGAGTAGACCGGTACGCCGAGCGCCTTGTAGGCGGCGGCATACACTTCTGCAGTGGGCAGGCCGCCGAGATAGGTCAGGCGCTCGCCCAGACGGCGACGGATGGAGACCATCAGCTCGATGTCGCCGAGGCCATCCTTGTAGCCGATCAGGTTCGGGCAGCGCTCGGCCAGTTGCTCGAGCAGCGGCGCGGTCAGGCGGCATACGTTGCGGTTGTAAACCACGACGCCGATGTTGACCGACTTGCACACTTCCTCGACGTGCCGTGCGACACCTTCCTGGCTCGCTTCGGTCAGGTAATGCGGCAGCAGCAGCAGGCCTTTGGCACCGAGGCGCTCGGCTTCCTGGGCGTAGGCGATGGCCTGACGAGTCGGGCCGCCGACACCGGCGAGAATCGGCACCTGGCCAGCGCAAGTGTCAACGGCGGTCTTGATGATGTCCGGATATTCCTGCGGGGTCAGCGAGAAGAACTCGCCGGTACCGCCAGCCGCGAACAAGGCAGTCGCGCCATAAGGTGCCAGCCACTCCAGACGCTTGATGTAGCCAGCACGGCTGAAGTCGCCCTGCTGGTCGAAATCGGTGACGGGAAAGGAGAGCAGACCAGAAGAGAGGATGGCCTTCAGTTCTTGTGGGTTCATTGTTTGAGCATCCTGTGAAGCTATCGGTATTGAGGAAGGGGCCGCAGCCTTGAGATACGTTATCGTACAACCTCGGAAGTTGCTACTGCTTTTGTATGGATATTTGCCGGCCCCATTCAAGGCCGAGACCGCTCCCACGCATGCCTGATCTGTGGGAGCGGTCTTGACCGCGAATAGACACGGCCGACCAGCTGGCGCACTTTTCGCTACACTCGCCGGAAATAAGGCCTACCCACACAGATCCTCGGTGGACCATTGGGGACTCTTCCCCGCGCGAGTCTCATGATGATGCGGAACTCGGCCTGTACCCGAAAGAGGGGAAAAAGCCAGTGGCTCCCCGAAGAAGGCGAAACCTCAGCTCGACCGAGCAGTCACACAGAACGATTTTAATGTTGCCGTCGTTTGACAACCACCATCGGCGCTGATAAAAATCAAGCCAAGTCATACGACAACGTATGACAAAACAAACAGAGCTTAAAAAGCCATGCCTCATTCCGCGCCATTCTTCTCTGCAGCGCCCAGGCCTGTTGCCCACATCTCCACCGCCTTGCCTCCGCTGGCAAGTCTTTCCGCTACCCCTTACAGCCTGGCAAGCACGCCGACCGCCAATCTTCCACATTTAGATAGCTGTATGCGAGGGCTTGGCTGATAGCGCCACCCGCCCTTCCCACTCATTGCGCTCACAAGAACAATCAGGAGCCCGCGACTCGATGTCAGATCTCAAGGCCAACACCCCTATCGTGACCCGGATGCAGGTCATTCCCGTGGCGGGCTATGACAGCATGCTGCTGAACCTCTGCGGTGCGCACGCGCCCTATTTCACCCGCAACCTGGTGCTGCTCGAAGACAGCGCCGGGCGCAAGGGGATCGGCGAAGTCCCCGGCGGCGAAGGCATCCGTCAAGCGCTGGAGCGCACCAAGGGGCTCGTCGTCGGACAGCAGATCGGCCGCTACAATCGCGTGCTCAACACCCTGCGCCAGGCTATTGCAGGCGGCTCGGCGAAAGGGCCGCAGGCCACCCAGCACGAGGTGACCTCCGAGGCGGAAGCCGCGGTACTCAAACAGCCGCACGAGATCAACCTGCGGCTGGATAACGTCATTACTGCGGTCGAAGCCGCCCTCCTCGACCTGCTCGGCCAGCATCTGGACGTGCCTGTCGCAGAATTGCTCGGTAGTGGCCAGCAACGCGACAGCGTGCCGATGCTGGCGTATCTCTTCTATATAGGCGATCGCACCCGCACCGACCTGCCCTATCTCGCCGGCACCGGCTCGGCCGACGACTGGTACCACCTTCGCCATCAGGAAGCGGTCACCCCGGCCGCCATCGTCCGGCTTGCCGAGGCTGCCACGGCGCGCTACGGCTTCAAGGACTTCAAGCTCAAGGGCGGCGTGATGCGTGGCAGCGAAGAGATGCAAGCCATCGCCGGCATCAAGGCGCGCTTCCCGGATTCACGCGTCACGCTGGACCCCAACGGCGCCTGGTCATTGGCGCAAGCCATCGAGCTGTGCAAAGGCCAGGGCCATATCCTGTCCTACGCCGAAGATCCGTGCGGTCCGGAAAACGGCTACTCGGGACGCGAGATCATGGCCGAGTTCAAGCGCGCCACCGGCATCCCTACCGCCACCAACATGGTCGCCACCGACTGGCGGCAGATGGGTCATTCCCTGCGTCTGGAAGCTGTCGACATTCCCCTGGCCGACCCGCATTTCTGGACGATGCAAGGCTCGGTGCGGCTGGCGCAGATGTGCGAGCAGTTCGGCCTGACGTGGGGCTCGCATTCCAACAACCACTTCGACGTCTCGCTGGCCATGTTCACCCATGCCGCGGCCGCAGCGTCGGGCAACATCACTGCCATCGACACCCACTGGATCTGGCAAGAAGGCCAGGAGCGCCTGACCCGCGAACCGCTGCAGATCGTCGGCGGCGCGGTCCAGGTGCCAGACAAGCCGGGGCTCGGTATTGAACCGGACATGGATCGAATCGCTGCGGCGCACGAGCTCTACAACAAGGTCGCCACCGGTGCCCGAGACGACGCCATGGCCATGCAGTACCTGGTGCCTGGCTGGAAATACGATCCCAAGCAGCCAAGCCTGGGACGTCAATAACCAGAAAAGATACAAACGAAGCGCCGCAACCCAACCACGGAGAGACCCAACAATGAAAAAAGCTATCAGCGCCTCCCTCGTTTCCGCCCTGCTGGCAACCGCGGTCAGCGGTGCCTATGCCGCCGAAACCGAATGGCCGACTCGCCCTGTCCAGGTCGTGGTCATTGCCAACGCCGGCGGCGATACCGACTTCAATGCCCGCACCATGGCCAAGCACTTCACCAAGATCACCGGCGAAGCGATGGTTATCACCAACGTCGCCGGCGGCGGTGGCACCCTGGCCGCCGAGCAGGTCAAGCAAGCCGACCCGGACGGCAACACCATCCTCTTCACCCACACCGGCCAGTTGATCGTCAACGAAGTCGCCGGCCTGACCGAAGACAGCCTCGATGCGTTCGACATCTGCTGCATCGCCGGCGTCGACAAGGGCACCGTATTCGTCGCGTCGAAGAGTTCGGGCCTGAAATCGCTGGAAGACCTGATCTCCAAATCCAAGGCCGAGCCGAGCAGCGTCACCTACGGCACCGAGATGGGCAGCTACTCTCACCTGCAGGGCCTGATGTTCGAGGGCCTGACCGACACCAAGCTGAAGATGGTCGACGCCGGCACGGTATCGGAGAAGGTTGTCGCCCTGCTGGGCAACCGTATCGACCTGGCCGCAATCAGCTACGGCTCGGTACAGGACTACGTGCAGAGCGGTGAGATGGTCGCCCTGGGCCAGCCCAACGACGAGCGCAACCCGCTACTGGGCGACGTGCCGACCTTCAAGGAACAAGGTGTCGACTTCGTTATGGAGAAGCCTTACGTCGTTGCGTTCCCGGACGGCACCGATCCGGCCATCATCGAGAAGATGGCCGGCATCGTGAAGCAGATCACCGAGATGCCAGAATATGAAGAGGAGCTGCGCAAGACCTTCAAGCAGCCGGTCAGCTACTTCGGTACCGATGCGTCCATCGACCGCCTGAAGAACACCCGTGAAGACTTCATGCAGTACAAGGATCAGCTGCGTCAGGGTAAATAAGTCACCGCAACACGATGCCGGACGTAGTCACTGCGTCCGGCAGCCTTTCCTCTGAATCGAGAGCTGTCCCATGGATACCTACAAGAGAAAGGAGTTACTGGTCGGGGCCCTGATGCTGGGCGCCGGCCTGTTCTACCTGTTCCTGACCATCAATCTTCCGCGCAAAGGTTTCATCGACGCGTCCACTGTTCCTTATGTCCTGTCCGTCGGGCTCTGCCTGTTGGGCGTGTTGCAACTGGTGACCGCAACCCGGGCGACGCACCCTCCGGTCGATCCCGATGCGGATGCCGACCCCTCTGCCGGAACGCCACCTGACTACCCCACGGTGTTCAAGACACTCGGGTTGATCGCCGTTTATGTCGCCCTGCTGCAAAAGGTCGGCTTCCCGATCATGACGGTGCTTTATCTCTATGCGCAGTTCATCGTGATCACACCGCGCGAACAGAAGATCAACCACATCGCCTATATCGTCATCGCAGTCGTGACGTCCGCGTTGATCTTTTTCACCTTCCGGCAGGGCTTCGATCTGATGCTCCCGACCGGCTTTCTGAAATTCTAGGAGACGGCCATGTTCGAGCTTCTGCAGGCCGGTTTCGGCGCGGTTTTCTCCCCGTATATCTTCATCCTGATCACCCTTGGCGTCGCCGTCGGCATCGTCTTCGGTGCCGTCCCCGGGCTGTCGGCTACCATGGCCATTGCCTTGTGTTTGCCGCTGACCTACACCATGGGGCCCGCCGCAGGCTTGTCGCTGTTGGTCGCACTGTTCATCGGCGCGACGTCCGGCGGCCTGATTTCGGCCATTCTGCTCAAGATCCCCGGCACGCCCGCCTCCATCGCCACGACGTTCGACGGCGGGCCGATGATGGAGAAAGGCGAAGGCCTGAAGGCACTGGGCGTCGGTGTCGTGTTTTCCTTCATTGGCACTGTGTTCAGCATTGTCGCGCTGATGTCCATCGCGCCTTCGCTGGCCAAGGTGGCCTTGCGCTTCGGGCCGCATGAATACTTCTCCATCGCGATCTTCTCGCTGACGCTGATCGCCACGCTGTCCACTGGTTCGCTGCTCAAGGGCATCTATGCCGGCACCCTGGGCTTCGCGTTTTCCACCGTGGGTATCGCACCCGTTGATGCCATCCGCCGCTTCACGTTCGACTCGCCTAACCTCAACGGCGGTTTCGCGATGTTGACGGTGATGATCGGCATGTTTGCCGTGGCCGAAGTGATGAAGATCGCCGAAACCGGTCGCTCGATGCACAAGAGCAAGATCGCCACGGTCAGCATGAAGGGCGTGAAGGGCTTCGGCTTTTCCATGAAGGAGTTCTTCGGGCAGATTCCCAATGCGTTTCGCTCCTCGCTGATCGGCATCGGAATCGGCATTTTGCCGGGCATCGGCGCCGGCACCTCGAACATCGTCTCCTACATCATCGCCAAGAAACGCTCCAAGCATCCCGAGCAATTCGGCAAAGGCGCGGTCGAGGGCGTGGTCGCCAGCGAGACGGCGAACAACGCCGGCATCGGTAGCGCCATGATCCCGCTGATGACGCTCGGCATTCCGGGCGACACCGTGACCGCCATCCTGCTCGGTGGCTTCATGATCCACGGCATCCAGCCCGGCCCACTGCTGTTTATCAGCCAGGGCCCGCTGGTGTACACCATCTTCGCGGCGCTGATCCTCGCGTCGGTGATGATGCTGGTGCTGGAGTTCTACGGCCTGCGCATCTTCATCAAGCTGCTGGCAGTGCCCAAGCACATCCTGCTGCCGATCATCCTGGTGCTGTGCGTGGTGGGTGCGTTCGGTCTGAGCAGTCGGGTGTTCGACGTCTGGACCATTCTCTTGTTCGGCCTGATTGGCTATGGCTTCGTCAAAGGCGGCATGCCTGCAGCGCCGTTCATCATCGGTTTCATTCTCGGGCCGATGGCCGAAACCAACCTGCGGCGCGGCCTGATGCTGTCCGACGGCCACTTCATGGGCTTTCTCACGAACCCGATCTCGGCGTGCT comes from Stutzerimonas stutzeri and encodes:
- a CDS encoding enolase C-terminal domain-like protein is translated as MSDLKANTPIVTRMQVIPVAGYDSMLLNLCGAHAPYFTRNLVLLEDSAGRKGIGEVPGGEGIRQALERTKGLVVGQQIGRYNRVLNTLRQAIAGGSAKGPQATQHEVTSEAEAAVLKQPHEINLRLDNVITAVEAALLDLLGQHLDVPVAELLGSGQQRDSVPMLAYLFYIGDRTRTDLPYLAGTGSADDWYHLRHQEAVTPAAIVRLAEAATARYGFKDFKLKGGVMRGSEEMQAIAGIKARFPDSRVTLDPNGAWSLAQAIELCKGQGHILSYAEDPCGPENGYSGREIMAEFKRATGIPTATNMVATDWRQMGHSLRLEAVDIPLADPHFWTMQGSVRLAQMCEQFGLTWGSHSNNHFDVSLAMFTHAAAAASGNITAIDTHWIWQEGQERLTREPLQIVGGAVQVPDKPGLGIEPDMDRIAAAHELYNKVATGARDDAMAMQYLVPGWKYDPKQPSLGRQ
- a CDS encoding tripartite tricarboxylate transporter TctB family protein produces the protein MDTYKRKELLVGALMLGAGLFYLFLTINLPRKGFIDASTVPYVLSVGLCLLGVLQLVTATRATHPPVDPDADADPSAGTPPDYPTVFKTLGLIAVYVALLQKVGFPIMTVLYLYAQFIVITPREQKINHIAYIVIAVVTSALIFFTFRQGFDLMLPTGFLKF
- the kdgD gene encoding 5-dehydro-4-deoxyglucarate dehydratase, coding for MNPQELKAILSSGLLSFPVTDFDQQGDFSRAGYIKRLEWLAPYGATALFAAGGTGEFFSLTPQEYPDIIKTAVDTCAGQVPILAGVGGPTRQAIAYAQEAERLGAKGLLLLPHYLTEASQEGVARHVEEVCKSVNIGVVVYNRNVCRLTAPLLEQLAERCPNLIGYKDGLGDIELMVSIRRRLGERLTYLGGLPTAEVYAAAYKALGVPVYSSAVFNFVPKLAMDFYSAISRNDDETVGKLIDDFFLPYLDIRNRCKGYAVSIVKAGAKIAGYDAGPVRAPLTDLRPDEYEALAALIEKQGAQ
- a CDS encoding tripartite tricarboxylate transporter permease; translated protein: MFELLQAGFGAVFSPYIFILITLGVAVGIVFGAVPGLSATMAIALCLPLTYTMGPAAGLSLLVALFIGATSGGLISAILLKIPGTPASIATTFDGGPMMEKGEGLKALGVGVVFSFIGTVFSIVALMSIAPSLAKVALRFGPHEYFSIAIFSLTLIATLSTGSLLKGIYAGTLGFAFSTVGIAPVDAIRRFTFDSPNLNGGFAMLTVMIGMFAVAEVMKIAETGRSMHKSKIATVSMKGVKGFGFSMKEFFGQIPNAFRSSLIGIGIGILPGIGAGTSNIVSYIIAKKRSKHPEQFGKGAVEGVVASETANNAGIGSAMIPLMTLGIPGDTVTAILLGGFMIHGIQPGPLLFISQGPLVYTIFAALILASVMMLVLEFYGLRIFIKLLAVPKHILLPIILVLCVVGAFGLSSRVFDVWTILLFGLIGYGFVKGGMPAAPFIIGFILGPMAETNLRRGLMLSDGHFMGFLTNPISACFLALALLSVLWHLFSALRGRKSSVEKLQRA
- a CDS encoding tripartite tricarboxylate transporter substrate binding protein codes for the protein MKKAISASLVSALLATAVSGAYAAETEWPTRPVQVVVIANAGGDTDFNARTMAKHFTKITGEAMVITNVAGGGGTLAAEQVKQADPDGNTILFTHTGQLIVNEVAGLTEDSLDAFDICCIAGVDKGTVFVASKSSGLKSLEDLISKSKAEPSSVTYGTEMGSYSHLQGLMFEGLTDTKLKMVDAGTVSEKVVALLGNRIDLAAISYGSVQDYVQSGEMVALGQPNDERNPLLGDVPTFKEQGVDFVMEKPYVVAFPDGTDPAIIEKMAGIVKQITEMPEYEEELRKTFKQPVSYFGTDASIDRLKNTREDFMQYKDQLRQGK